One Malania oleifera isolate guangnan ecotype guangnan chromosome 9, ASM2987363v1, whole genome shotgun sequence DNA segment encodes these proteins:
- the LOC131164316 gene encoding histidine-containing phosphotransfer protein 4: MERNQLYRQVALMKQSLFDQGFLDEQFIQLEELQDDANPNFVEEIVTLFYRDSARIILNIQQALERSPLDYNSLDSYMHQLKGSSSSIGAKKVKDECTQFREYCKAGNGEGCMRTFQRLKMEHAALKKKLETYFQLARQAGPIETACHRE; encoded by the exons ATGGAGAGAAATCAACTGTACAGGCAAGTTGCCCTCATGAAGCAGTCCCTGTTTGATCAG GGGTTTCTTGATGAGCAATTTATTCAGTTGGAGGAACTGCAGGACGATGCTAATCCAAACTTTGTAGAGGAAATTGTTACCTTGTTTTACAGAGATTCAGCCAGAATAATCCTTAATATACAGCAAGCACT GGAGAGGAGTCCTCTTGATTATAATAGTTTGGACAGCTATATGCACCAGCTCAAGGGAAGTAGTTCAAG CATTGGAGCCAAAAAGGTGAAAGATGAATGCACGCAGTTCAGGGAATACTGCAAGGCAGGAAATGGAGAAGG ATGCATGAGGACATTCCAGCGATTGAAGATGGAACATGCAGCGCTCAAGAAGAAGCTTGAAACttattttcag CTAGCAAGACAGGCAGGGCCAATTGAGACAGCATGTCACAGGGAGTAA